From one Streptomyces sp. Q6 genomic stretch:
- a CDS encoding pectate lyase, with amino-acid sequence MTNSQPPRSHRRRVTRRRAVLGGLAAFTLTGAAVATSGMLNSAGAATTWPEAKGTQAVSSTISVSGTLDGGYKRYYGSGDLGGDGQDEGQDPIFNLKDGAVLKNVIIGSPAADGVHCAGTCTLQNVWWEDVGEDAATFKGKSTSSVYTVYGGGAKSASDKVFQFNGAGKLVVTKFQVANFGKLVRSCGNCSTQYKNRNIIINDVDITAPGKSIVGINSNYGDTAALRNVRIHGDSSKKIKPCVRYQGNDTGAEPKELGSGPDGTYCRYTASDLTYD; translated from the coding sequence ATGACCAACAGCCAACCCCCTCGTTCCCACCGTCGCCGCGTGACCCGGCGGCGGGCCGTCCTCGGTGGGCTCGCCGCGTTCACGCTCACCGGCGCCGCCGTCGCCACCAGTGGGATGCTCAACTCCGCCGGTGCCGCCACCACGTGGCCCGAGGCGAAGGGCACCCAGGCCGTCTCCTCCACCATCTCCGTCTCGGGCACGCTCGACGGGGGCTACAAGCGTTACTACGGCTCCGGCGACCTGGGCGGCGACGGCCAGGACGAGGGCCAGGACCCGATCTTCAACTTGAAGGACGGCGCCGTCCTGAAGAACGTCATCATCGGCTCCCCCGCCGCCGACGGCGTGCACTGCGCCGGAACCTGCACGCTCCAGAACGTCTGGTGGGAGGACGTCGGCGAGGACGCCGCCACCTTCAAGGGCAAGTCCACCTCGTCCGTCTACACCGTGTACGGGGGCGGCGCGAAGTCGGCCTCCGACAAGGTGTTCCAGTTCAACGGCGCCGGAAAGCTGGTCGTCACCAAGTTCCAGGTGGCGAACTTCGGCAAGCTGGTGCGCAGTTGCGGCAACTGCTCGACCCAGTACAAGAACCGCAACATCATCATCAACGACGTCGACATCACCGCCCCCGGCAAGTCGATCGTCGGCATCAACTCCAACTACGGTGACACCGCCGCCCTGCGCAACGTCCGTATCCACGGCGACAGCAGCAAGAAGATCAAGCCGTGCGTGCGGTACCAGGGGAACGACACCGGGGCCGAGCCCAAGGAACTGGGCAGCGGACCCGACGGGACGTACTGCCGGTACACCGCCTCCGATCTGACCTACGACTGA